The following coding sequences are from one Paenibacillus sp. JDR-2 window:
- a CDS encoding TetR/AcrR family transcriptional regulator, translated as MARTVNEQARQEKRELILQTAVTVFPENGFSGTTFAVLAKSLGMSAATILLYFNSKEELFRCAVLEPLERFRQPFLAFMQGEGTPLDRIKSMIDAHIQIAASNSSFLRLVQYVLGQHQRFPEEAEAMYQFANDYTVGLTTVIAEGQAAGQLQSYDAHEVAWGYFCFIQGVGLVNTDDPSSPVWDGMRRVGLQLFAPVTNQ; from the coding sequence ATGGCAAGAACGGTCAATGAACAAGCCAGACAAGAGAAAAGGGAGCTTATTCTACAGACAGCCGTCACCGTTTTTCCCGAAAACGGTTTCTCCGGTACAACATTCGCTGTGCTGGCTAAAAGCTTGGGAATGAGCGCCGCAACGATTCTGCTCTATTTCAATAGCAAGGAGGAGTTGTTCCGATGCGCCGTGCTGGAACCGCTTGAGCGGTTCCGCCAGCCTTTTCTTGCGTTCATGCAAGGGGAGGGAACGCCTCTGGACAGGATCAAGTCCATGATTGACGCGCATATTCAGATAGCGGCCAGCAACTCCTCCTTCCTGCGTCTGGTGCAATATGTGCTGGGTCAGCATCAACGGTTTCCGGAGGAAGCGGAAGCGATGTACCAGTTCGCCAATGACTACACCGTGGGGTTGACGACGGTCATCGCCGAAGGCCAAGCAGCAGGACAGCTTCAGTCATATGATGCGCATGAAGTCGCATGGGGGTACTTTTGCTTTATTCAAGGCGTAGGACTGGTCAACACCGATGATCCTTCTTCACCGGTATGGGATGGGATGCGCCGGGTTGGATTGCAGCTGTTTGCACCTGTAACAAACCAATAA
- a CDS encoding ABC transporter ATP-binding protein: protein MDLIEIDQVNKVYKKGKKQANIDISFSIREGEILGLLGPNGAGKSTLIKQIVGLLAPTSGEVRYAGINVLKQAKKVASEFGYYAQEPHALGALTAKEALLYTGVLRGMPKKEAEKQTMELLERFGMAEFAGKPLKKLSGGQKRMVGIGTTIIGDSRVLVLDEPTNELDPLNRRLVWDIIVERNRQGATILLVTHNVLEAERVVDRVAFINYGRLLEIDSVPHLKQRVDGRLKLELTAVEGEAGNLMKRLEEWGNIQQTGENRLRLLIDKNRAGTMLDWMVHSNDLPIDEYAMLPPNLEDVYLYIDSQKEKAAGYVIKEEKVGSFIG from the coding sequence ATGGATCTAATCGAAATTGACCAGGTCAACAAGGTGTATAAGAAGGGGAAGAAGCAAGCCAACATCGATATCAGCTTTTCCATCCGGGAAGGCGAGATTCTTGGACTGCTTGGGCCTAACGGCGCGGGCAAAAGCACGTTAATCAAGCAGATCGTCGGTTTGCTTGCACCAACCTCCGGCGAAGTCCGGTACGCAGGCATTAATGTACTCAAGCAGGCGAAGAAGGTGGCCTCGGAATTCGGCTATTACGCGCAGGAGCCGCATGCTCTTGGTGCATTGACAGCGAAAGAGGCTCTGCTCTACACAGGCGTTCTTCGCGGGATGCCCAAGAAGGAAGCCGAGAAGCAGACGATGGAGCTGCTGGAGCGATTCGGCATGGCGGAGTTTGCGGGCAAGCCGCTCAAGAAGCTGTCCGGCGGGCAGAAACGGATGGTCGGAATCGGAACAACCATTATCGGCGATTCCCGCGTGCTTGTGCTGGATGAGCCGACGAACGAGCTTGATCCTCTGAACCGGCGGCTGGTATGGGATATTATCGTGGAGCGGAACCGCCAAGGAGCTACCATTCTTCTCGTCACCCATAACGTGCTGGAAGCGGAGAGGGTGGTAGACCGTGTTGCTTTTATCAACTACGGAAGACTTCTGGAGATCGATAGCGTTCCTCATCTGAAACAGCGGGTGGACGGCAGGCTGAAGCTGGAGCTGACGGCGGTGGAAGGCGAAGCGGGCAATCTGATGAAACGGCTGGAGGAGTGGGGAAACATCCAGCAGACTGGCGAGAACCGGCTGCGGCTTCTAATCGATAAGAACCGGGCGGGTACGATGCTGGACTGGATGGTTCATTCGAATGACCTGCCTATTGATGAATACGCGATGCTTCCTCCCAATCTGGAGGACGTTTATCTCTACATTGACAGTCAGAAGGAGAAAGCTGCGGGGTATGTTATCAAGGAGGAAAAGGTGGGGAGCTTCATTGGCTAA
- a CDS encoding ABC transporter permease: MANALAFVKGRMWTELYILLRIQVAIVREQWIWIFIMATIFPLTTLLFMKFMYGISSGQIMVNVIVGNIVFAIIMMGFNALGQEISWQKHAGYFTFYSSLPISKAVFVVTQLVRGLMTAMPSVIIMAFIGQFAYGIRLHYEWGLIPIFLLAVLSMVGIGAGIGFWSPDHQMTNMLVQGLMMFVGFLSPVMMEASQLPPVLRYIGVIFPTTYSASALREMLTKGWTHEVTVDMFVLIGFIIVSFAFISRMINWRAAD, from the coding sequence TTGGCTAATGCGCTTGCTTTTGTCAAAGGACGAATGTGGACCGAGCTGTATATCCTGTTGCGAATCCAGGTTGCCATCGTACGGGAGCAATGGATATGGATCTTTATTATGGCGACGATCTTTCCTCTTACCACGCTGTTGTTCATGAAGTTTATGTACGGGATCTCCTCCGGACAGATCATGGTGAATGTCATCGTCGGCAATATCGTATTTGCCATTATTATGATGGGCTTTAACGCGCTGGGACAGGAGATCTCCTGGCAGAAGCATGCGGGGTACTTTACCTTCTACTCTTCACTTCCAATCTCAAAAGCAGTCTTTGTCGTCACTCAGCTGGTGCGCGGACTGATGACGGCAATGCCTTCGGTTATCATCATGGCGTTTATCGGGCAGTTTGCTTACGGAATCAGGCTGCATTACGAGTGGGGGCTTATTCCGATCTTCCTGCTGGCCGTATTAAGCATGGTCGGCATTGGGGCGGGAATCGGATTCTGGTCCCCAGACCACCAGATGACGAATATGCTTGTGCAGGGGTTGATGATGTTTGTCGGATTCCTGTCGCCCGTTATGATGGAAGCCAGCCAGCTGCCGCCGGTCCTGAGATATATCGGGGTTATTTTTCCGACGACCTATTCCGCCTCCGCGCTCCGGGAGATGCTGACCAAAGGCTGGACGCATGAAGTGACCGTGGATATGTTCGTCCTGATTGGTTTCATTATCGTATCGTTTGCCTTCATTTCGAGAATGATCAACTGGCGAGCAGCCGATTAA
- a CDS encoding GNAT family N-acetyltransferase, with protein sequence MTTIEIREAELRDLQDLAKLFEVLMEVPSNIEAMGRQLAKVTEDPRYFLAVACDGDKVIGTAMGIECYDLVGSCHPFLVVENVVVNPDYRGQGVGKMLMKRLEQFAEERVCSYIIFVSSGYREKAHQFYRALGYSSDNQGFKKQLRELG encoded by the coding sequence ATGACAACGATTGAAATACGGGAAGCGGAACTACGGGATCTTCAGGATTTGGCCAAGCTGTTCGAGGTGCTGATGGAGGTTCCTTCTAATATAGAAGCGATGGGCAGACAGCTGGCAAAAGTGACGGAGGATCCGCGCTATTTTCTGGCAGTGGCTTGTGACGGCGATAAGGTGATTGGAACCGCAATGGGTATAGAATGTTATGATCTCGTCGGGAGCTGCCATCCATTTCTGGTCGTGGAGAATGTGGTGGTTAATCCTGATTACAGAGGACAAGGCGTTGGAAAAATGCTGATGAAGAGGCTTGAGCAATTCGCAGAGGAACGCGTATGCAGCTACATTATCTTTGTATCCAGCGGTTACCGTGAGAAGGCTCATCAGTTCTACCGCGCGCTGGGCTACTCCAGCGATAATCAGGGCTTCAAGAAGCAGCTTCGGGAATTGGGTTAA
- a CDS encoding lysylphosphatidylglycerol synthase domain-containing protein, translating to MYRKLAPTVLKVAVLAIIVVFIVRNIPLKLGDLTSFLVHANDRFYLSLLLFSIFLMLQAGIWVLIVNASLSDTGRFSGRGRLPMLGGLRIFIETQFGKYIPGGFWNVAGRIVMATKAGVPLDAQFAAIVYENILLVAAALVYAMMLIVSLHIVPVWVGLLLVIVFALIYLFYNPLTVAVKGLFVRASRWKFLQKMIGKITKSFGGAQMAGSEVSLTRNQFFAYLACFLASHFVMGIAFWLLTNSFDKGKIGLFYAAGTFATSWLIGLVSPLPGGLGVREGFLVYFLSMKLGTETALQISVIARLWNIMAEVLFWAVIRAVCYLTRGEKVYET from the coding sequence ATGTACCGCAAGCTGGCGCCAACGGTGCTCAAGGTCGCTGTCTTGGCCATCATCGTCGTATTTATCGTTCGCAACATCCCGCTCAAGCTGGGGGACCTTACGTCTTTCCTCGTGCATGCGAACGATAGGTTTTACTTGTCCTTGCTCTTATTTTCGATCTTTCTGATGCTTCAAGCCGGTATTTGGGTGTTAATCGTCAATGCCTCCTTATCCGATACCGGCCGCTTCAGCGGCAGGGGGAGACTTCCGATGCTAGGCGGTCTCCGTATTTTTATTGAAACCCAGTTCGGCAAGTACATTCCCGGAGGCTTCTGGAACGTTGCCGGACGAATTGTGATGGCGACCAAAGCCGGGGTACCGCTGGATGCCCAATTTGCCGCCATTGTGTACGAGAATATTCTGCTTGTTGCGGCGGCGCTGGTCTACGCCATGATGCTGATTGTCAGCCTGCATATTGTTCCGGTCTGGGTGGGGCTCTTGCTGGTTATCGTGTTTGCGTTAATTTATTTGTTCTACAACCCGCTGACGGTAGCGGTAAAAGGCTTGTTCGTCCGCGCCTCAAGGTGGAAATTCCTGCAGAAGATGATCGGTAAAATAACCAAGTCGTTTGGCGGCGCGCAGATGGCAGGCTCGGAGGTCAGCCTGACGCGGAATCAGTTTTTTGCTTATTTGGCATGCTTTCTGGCCAGCCACTTTGTCATGGGGATCGCTTTTTGGCTATTAACCAACAGCTTTGATAAAGGGAAGATAGGTTTGTTCTATGCTGCCGGAACGTTCGCGACATCCTGGCTTATCGGGCTTGTAAGTCCGCTGCCTGGCGGGCTTGGCGTAAGGGAAGGCTTCCTGGTCTATTTCCTGTCCATGAAGCTTGGGACGGAGACGGCGCTCCAGATTTCGGTTATTGCCCGGCTGTGGAATATTATGGCGGAGGTGCTCTTCTGGGCGGTTATTCGGGCTGTATGCTATCTGACGCGAGGGGAGAAGGTATATGAAACGTAG
- a CDS encoding glycosyltransferase family 4 protein: MKRRKIVLVAGVFPPGVGGMQNYYYNLSKHTKHEMTVIAPAYPGCASFDEGQPYRTIRGAFMRGERADAFSWGRLFRQVKKTLRSEEPDVTVYGYVLIGFIGLLFRVFGGRRYIISAHGMDMLMFRRYIGLNQIVKLILRKADGVLVNSEFTRHLVEEYGVEPGRIGIVHPGVESLFEPKAADEELRREHGLEGKYVLLSVGRLVTRKGHDKVIEAMPAILRHIPGAVYVIVGDGPERERLEQLAGTVGVAGKVRFVGGVSGTERLNDYYNLANQFIMVSRQLEKGDAEGFGIVYLEAASARVPVIAGRSGGASEAVLDGETGLLVEPESVMAITDAVVRLASDTPLRERLVREGYKRAKLQFQHDVLAEVFDQYAVRVCSSPVAAGYKRLRKRAVERM; this comes from the coding sequence ATGAAACGTAGGAAGATCGTGCTGGTCGCGGGGGTTTTTCCGCCGGGTGTCGGAGGTATGCAGAACTACTATTACAATCTGTCCAAACATACAAAGCACGAGATGACCGTAATTGCACCGGCATATCCGGGTTGTGCTTCCTTTGACGAGGGTCAGCCTTACCGAACCATAAGAGGGGCGTTTATGCGGGGGGAGCGTGCCGATGCGTTCAGTTGGGGACGTTTGTTCCGTCAGGTCAAAAAAACGCTGCGCAGCGAAGAACCGGATGTCACGGTATACGGGTATGTGTTAATCGGCTTTATCGGGTTGTTATTCCGCGTGTTTGGCGGACGTCGGTATATCATCTCGGCCCATGGCATGGATATGCTGATGTTCCGACGTTATATCGGACTTAATCAGATTGTAAAGCTGATTCTGCGCAAGGCGGACGGTGTGCTGGTCAACAGCGAGTTCACTCGTCATCTGGTCGAGGAATACGGGGTGGAGCCCGGTAGAATCGGGATTGTTCATCCCGGCGTTGAAAGCTTGTTCGAGCCAAAGGCGGCTGACGAGGAGTTACGGCGGGAGCATGGGTTGGAAGGGAAGTATGTGCTGCTGTCGGTAGGGAGGCTTGTTACCCGCAAAGGCCATGACAAGGTGATCGAAGCAATGCCTGCGATTCTGCGCCATATTCCGGGCGCCGTCTATGTCATTGTAGGAGACGGGCCGGAGCGTGAAAGACTGGAGCAGCTTGCCGGAACGGTTGGCGTGGCAGGCAAGGTCCGGTTCGTGGGGGGAGTAAGCGGCACGGAGCGTTTAAATGATTACTATAATTTAGCCAATCAGTTCATTATGGTAAGCCGGCAGCTTGAAAAAGGCGACGCCGAAGGGTTCGGCATTGTCTATTTGGAGGCGGCTTCCGCCCGCGTGCCGGTTATTGCCGGGCGTTCCGGCGGAGCTTCGGAAGCGGTGCTGGATGGGGAGACGGGTCTTCTGGTGGAACCAGAGTCGGTAATGGCGATTACGGATGCAGTAGTCAGGCTGGCAAGCGATACGCCGCTGCGCGAAAGACTGGTCCGCGAAGGCTATAAACGCGCAAAGCTGCAATTCCAGCATGACGTGCTTGCAGAGGTGTTTGATCAATATGCGGTGCGCGTCTGCTCCAGCCCGGTTGCCGCAGGCTATAAACGTTTGCGGAAAAGAGCGGTGGAGCGAATGTAG
- a CDS encoding MFS transporter — MSSTHTLQSPAAPADKASLSKGLLLLMAFTAGMTVANLYYNQPLLADIGRSFGVAPAKVGFVSTCTQIGYALGMFLFVPLGDIKERKGLITVLLSLVCLSLIGVATAQNLAWMFIASFAVGLTTVVPQILIPLAATLAAPGEQGKAVGTVTSGLLLGILLTRTVSGLIGGTWGWRFMYAVAAAAMLALLLLLRFKLPVARATAELRYSELLLSMGRLVKKYSTLRESALIGAANFAAFSIFWTALSFYVEGEPYHYSSQIAGLFGLIGAAGALGAPFVGRLADRIPTKWMIGALIALNIIAYLFFGLLGGMLWSLIAGVILLDLGVQGTQVANQTRIYALEPPARSRLNTVQMVTTFLGGAIGSSVGSFAWHEWGWSGVSFAGGIVGLLSFSVWLIHRLKK, encoded by the coding sequence ATGTCATCTACTCATACGCTTCAATCCCCGGCAGCACCGGCGGACAAAGCATCGCTTTCCAAGGGGCTGCTGCTTCTGATGGCTTTTACCGCCGGTATGACCGTTGCGAATTTGTATTACAACCAGCCTCTCCTGGCGGATATCGGCCGATCCTTTGGCGTTGCCCCCGCTAAGGTTGGTTTTGTCTCCACCTGCACCCAGATCGGCTACGCTTTGGGCATGTTCCTGTTTGTGCCGCTCGGTGACATCAAGGAACGAAAGGGACTTATTACCGTTCTGCTCTCGCTGGTCTGTCTTTCCCTGATTGGCGTAGCCACCGCGCAAAATCTCGCATGGATGTTTATCGCAAGCTTTGCCGTTGGCCTGACAACCGTCGTGCCGCAAATCCTCATCCCGCTTGCCGCAACATTGGCAGCACCCGGCGAACAGGGTAAAGCCGTCGGCACCGTAACAAGCGGTCTGCTGCTGGGCATCCTGCTTACTCGGACCGTGTCAGGCCTAATCGGCGGAACCTGGGGCTGGCGATTTATGTACGCCGTAGCGGCGGCAGCCATGCTGGCTCTGCTGCTTCTGCTCCGATTCAAGCTTCCCGTAGCCCGCGCAACCGCCGAGCTTCGCTATAGCGAGCTGCTGCTTTCCATGGGCAGGCTCGTGAAAAAGTATTCGACGCTGCGGGAATCCGCTTTGATTGGTGCCGCCAACTTTGCCGCCTTCAGTATTTTCTGGACGGCATTATCCTTTTACGTCGAAGGCGAGCCTTACCATTACAGCAGCCAGATCGCCGGCCTGTTTGGCCTAATCGGAGCGGCCGGAGCATTAGGAGCTCCCTTCGTAGGCAGACTTGCCGACCGAATCCCGACCAAGTGGATGATTGGCGCATTAATCGCGCTTAATATCATCGCGTACCTGTTCTTCGGGCTGCTCGGCGGCATGTTATGGTCACTTATTGCAGGCGTTATTTTGCTTGATCTAGGCGTGCAAGGCACTCAGGTTGCCAACCAGACCCGCATCTATGCCCTGGAGCCTCCGGCGCGCAGCCGTCTGAATACCGTTCAGATGGTAACCACCTTCCTTGGCGGAGCGATTGGGTCGTCCGTAGGCAGCTTCGCCTGGCATGAATGGGGCTGGAGCGGCGTCTCGTTCGCTGGCGGGATTGTAGGTCTGCTTAGTTTTTCCGTATGGCTGATCCACCGTTTGAAAAAGTAA
- a CDS encoding sensor domain-containing diguanylate cyclase — protein MDTLLNEAPCGYFSITDKGLIQSVNQTLLTMLGYDREELLERHIESTMSVANKMFFHTYFYPYIRLYGQVDEMYFSFRTKDGKDLPVLLNGIRRNRDGKAVIDCVALEMRKRIEHEKDIMKTKQQLEVLYQQTNEANHRLELLHAQYEKKQQELLDLNEKLEALASTDPLTGLKNRRYFQEQLQKYTELSEQTEAALSLCIVDIDRFKSINDTYGHPVGDLVLTRLAQLLQEQSPDGAVVARFGGEEFVILLPELDQEQALVAAERYRAATETTPLGDLRITISIGTATFAAAETELSLLQQADQALYHSKNNGRNRVTHYRGP, from the coding sequence ATGGATACCCTGTTAAATGAAGCTCCTTGCGGATATTTCTCGATAACCGACAAGGGACTAATTCAATCGGTCAATCAGACACTGTTAACGATGCTGGGTTATGACCGCGAGGAATTACTGGAACGGCATATCGAGTCCACGATGTCGGTGGCGAATAAAATGTTTTTTCATACGTATTTCTATCCCTATATCCGGCTTTACGGCCAAGTGGATGAGATGTATTTCTCGTTCCGGACGAAGGACGGCAAGGATCTTCCCGTTCTCTTGAACGGCATCAGGAGGAACCGGGACGGCAAAGCCGTGATCGACTGCGTCGCATTGGAGATGCGGAAACGGATTGAGCATGAGAAGGATATTATGAAGACCAAGCAGCAGCTTGAGGTCTTGTATCAGCAGACGAATGAAGCCAATCATAGGCTGGAGCTGCTGCATGCCCAATACGAGAAAAAGCAGCAGGAGCTGCTTGATCTTAACGAGAAGCTTGAGGCTCTCGCCTCGACGGATCCGTTAACCGGCCTGAAGAACCGGCGGTATTTCCAAGAGCAGCTGCAGAAATATACGGAGCTGTCCGAACAGACGGAGGCCGCTCTCTCGCTTTGTATCGTTGATATCGACCGCTTCAAAAGCATTAACGATACGTACGGTCACCCTGTCGGCGACCTTGTCCTCACCCGGCTGGCCCAGCTGCTGCAGGAGCAGTCACCGGACGGGGCCGTTGTCGCCCGCTTCGGCGGAGAAGAGTTTGTCATACTGCTTCCGGAACTGGATCAGGAGCAGGCACTCGTTGCAGCGGAGCGGTACCGTGCAGCCACGGAGACAACTCCGCTTGGCGATCTGCGTATCACCATCAGTATTGGCACAGCAACCTTTGCTGCCGCGGAAACCGAGCTATCCCTGCTCCAGCAGGCCGACCAAGCGCTCTACCATTCGAAAAACAACGGGCGTAACCGGGTTACGCATTACCGTGGACCATAA
- a CDS encoding alpha/beta fold hydrolase, which yields MNTDILTRNNVKVFGHGKQAIVFAHGFGCDQNMWRHMVPLFEQDYRIVLFDYVGSGASQINDYSSDKYNSLSGYAEDVLDVMDTLHLEDAIFVGHSVSGMIGMLASIREKKYFQRIVMLGASPRYVNDLPSYYGGFDRNEIDELLQMMQMNFIGWASYLAPIVMQNQERQELSGELEQSFCSRDPHIARQFAEVTFLSDCRSELSSASIPTLILQCADDSISPPEVGEFMHAQLKNSTLRHMKATGHYPHLSHPEETTQYIKEYLAIS from the coding sequence ATGAATACGGATATTCTCACGCGCAATAACGTAAAAGTGTTTGGCCACGGCAAACAGGCTATCGTATTCGCCCACGGCTTTGGCTGTGACCAGAATATGTGGCGGCATATGGTTCCCCTTTTCGAACAGGACTACCGGATTGTTCTATTCGATTACGTCGGCTCCGGAGCATCCCAAATCAACGATTACAGCTCAGACAAATATAACAGCTTAAGCGGCTATGCCGAAGATGTGCTTGATGTGATGGATACGCTTCATTTGGAGGATGCCATATTCGTTGGTCACTCCGTGAGCGGCATGATTGGCATGCTTGCTTCGATTCGGGAAAAGAAATATTTTCAGAGGATTGTTATGCTTGGCGCTTCCCCGCGGTACGTCAACGATCTCCCAAGCTATTATGGGGGCTTTGACCGCAACGAGATTGACGAACTGCTGCAGATGATGCAGATGAATTTTATCGGCTGGGCAAGTTACCTCGCCCCTATCGTCATGCAGAATCAGGAGCGTCAGGAGCTGTCCGGCGAGCTGGAGCAAAGCTTCTGCTCCAGAGATCCGCATATCGCCAGGCAGTTCGCGGAGGTGACCTTCTTGTCCGACTGCCGGTCTGAGCTGTCCTCCGCATCAATCCCGACGCTTATTTTGCAATGCGCGGATGACAGCATCTCGCCTCCGGAGGTTGGCGAATTCATGCATGCGCAGCTGAAGAACAGTACGTTAAGGCATATGAAAGCAACCGGACATTATCCGCATCTCAGTCATCCGGAAGAGACAACGCAGTATATTAAGGAATATTTGGCGATTTCCTGA
- a CDS encoding helix-turn-helix transcriptional regulator, whose protein sequence is MMEELVSGIQYGFEWETTGYTERKIHYNGQPVIYYQFKTDASGRMIHVVPDGCVDLLFCCHPGKPSARVCGTVLQGKELYFESDTTYFGVRLSARLSLLLPNLPLKEVIEVQVPFEDSLKVYKDTGAIIAELQGFSERITGFEKLCLPILSGDVRSIQMIDYCLTSMQRSNGSVTIRELAEDTGYSERYIRTKFEQSLGISPKLYNRIIRFQRSLGGIVRGASSLTDVAMEGGYFDQSHFMKEFKSFSQLTPIQLRKHVKPSSSFL, encoded by the coding sequence ATGATGGAGGAACTCGTTAGCGGCATCCAATACGGCTTTGAATGGGAAACAACGGGCTATACGGAACGAAAAATTCATTATAACGGGCAGCCCGTTATCTATTATCAGTTCAAGACGGATGCATCCGGGCGGATGATCCACGTTGTGCCGGACGGCTGCGTCGACCTCCTCTTCTGCTGCCATCCCGGAAAGCCTTCCGCCAGGGTTTGCGGCACCGTGCTGCAGGGAAAAGAGCTTTATTTCGAGTCTGATACTACTTATTTCGGGGTTCGCCTGTCCGCAAGACTAAGTCTTCTGCTGCCTAATCTGCCATTGAAGGAAGTCATCGAGGTCCAAGTGCCGTTCGAGGATTCATTAAAGGTATACAAAGATACGGGAGCTATTATTGCGGAGCTTCAAGGTTTCTCCGAGCGGATAACAGGCTTTGAAAAGCTTTGTCTGCCCATTCTTTCGGGCGATGTCCGTTCCATCCAGATGATTGATTACTGCCTGACTTCCATGCAGCGTTCAAACGGCAGCGTTACGATCCGCGAGTTGGCAGAGGATACCGGCTACTCCGAGCGTTATATCCGCACAAAGTTCGAGCAGTCCCTCGGGATCTCCCCCAAGCTGTACAATCGGATTATCCGTTTCCAGCGTTCGCTCGGCGGCATCGTAAGAGGCGCATCTTCCTTGACGGATGTAGCGATGGAAGGCGGTTATTTTGACCAGTCCCATTTCATGAAGGAATTTAAATCTTTCAGCCAGCTCACCCCTATTCAATTACGGAAACACGTGAAACCTTCCTCATCCTTCCTCTAG